From a region of the Haematobia irritans isolate KBUSLIRL chromosome 4, ASM5000362v1, whole genome shotgun sequence genome:
- the SP1173 gene encoding major facilitator superfamily domain-containing protein SP1173: MGATKPRVNRTLISLKAVTFFVLSGLTALHIVNSQKPINLGLYFSEYREITIIAAFVSILGPLIVGPLADRVAAKNHNGFGKTLRILTAICLIITSVIYACLVAVPLVSREEDHLPKVSFACGANGAAMFQQSCGSESRCNHWDKKVGNLELTNCTYSCLNPNQFENMYTPWLESIPTPSPSTEQSSEFDYDDDAISAVTESLRSRRSAEMAQQQIHSSEMAGGGEVMSAEVAGRQTRAVKSARSKIYVEPPHICMTGKDEHGATVIKNCHVYTDDTLTISVHTIMRGATNVENDTHSAEWCHYPLEGFQCHIPQQQVNYMLEMKNGTECNPMIECHLQDPYHTKGSLMAHTECVKTEGDIDVTYGGYITIRILGDIFALASFTLLNTAIVIAVRETSEGRGEVCRQYAWGALGYVVLFSPLKLIFADGAGVDVVLIVMIICFLIGSIVLLCATQMPLSPPEWWWHTKTGMLVYPMSAIRKYSPEIFVLTLVAILFGTFWGSIHSYLLWSFIGDYAVYFASLLLVLVLFLNVDKFIEYCGHSNIFIGGFAMYIIRFTAYASVDTKWLTNIMEIFEPVIISVVWITIILYMRHAMPRKLTATGQAIAVLSFFGLGKGFGALISLVHEDESSFFSEEDCTKFEWLAVVACIVALTYFVIYNLILAPRCAAKPVHLDDLMSGSASQTFANGAGGGTASTGGGTLTGQGNGNGSSYSPLRVYHNERGKKGQFRY; the protein is encoded by the exons ATGGGAGCGACAAAACCAAGAGTCAATAGGACTCTGATATCATTGAAAGCGGTGACTTTCTTTGTATTAAGTG GTCTCACCGCCTTGCATATCGTCAACAGCCAAAAGCCCATTAATTTGGGTTTATATTTTTCGGAATATCGTGAAATTACCATAATCGCTGCATTTGTTTCGATATTGGGTCCATTGATTGTTGGCCCCCTGGCGGATCGTGTGGCAGCTAAAAATCACAATGGCTTTGGTAAAACCTTACGTATCCTAACCGCCATTTGTTTGATAATTACCAGTGTAATCTATGCCTGTTTGGTGGCCGTACCTTTGGTATCACGTGAAGAAGATCATCTGCCCAAGGTGAGTTTTGCATGTGGTGCCAATGGTGCTGCTATGTTCCAACAAAGTTGTGGTTCCGAATCACGTTGTAATCATTGGGATAAGAAAGTTGGTAATCTGGAGTTGACCAATTGCACTTACTCATGCTTGAATCCAAATCAATTTGAGAATATGTACACTCCATGGTTGGAGAGTATACCAACGCCATCACCATCCACGGAACAGAGTTCAGAATTTGATTATGACGATGACGCTATATCGGCCGTTACAGAGAGTTTGAGATCACGTCGTAGTGCAGAAATGGCCCAGCAGCAAATACATTCATCGGAAATGGCAGGAGGAGGAGAAGTTATGAGTGCTGAGGTGGCTGGCAGACAAACCAGGGCTGTAAAATCGGCTCGCAGTAAAATCTATGTGGAACCTCCACATATCTGTATGACGGGAAAAGATGAACATGGTGCAACGGTGATTAAGAATTGCCACGTCTACACCGATGATACGCTCACCATTAGTGTTCACACTATAATGCGGGGAGCTACCAACGTTGAAAATGATACTCACTCGGCTGAATGGTGTCACTATCCTTTGG AGGGTTTCCAATGCCACATCCCCCAACAACAAGTCAACTATATGCTGGAAATGAAAAATGGTACCGAATGTAATCCTATGATTGAATGTCATCTTCAGGATCCCTATCACACCAAGGGAAGTCTTATGGCCCATACAGAATGTGTAAAAACCGAAGGAGATATTGATGTCacctatgggggctacatcacCATACGCATCCTGGGAGATATATTCGCTCTGGCCTCATTCACTCTATTGAATACAGCCATTGTGATTGCTGTGCGTGAGACCTCCGAGGGGCGTGGTGAAGTTTGTCGTCAATATGCCTGGGGCGCCTTGGGATATGTGGTGCTCTTCAGTCCCTTGAAATTAATCTTTGCCGATGGAGCCGGCGTGGACGTTGTACTCATCGTTATGATTATTTGCTtcctaattggatcaattgttCTGTTGTGTGCTACTCAAATGCCTTTGAGTCCTCCCGAATGGTGGTGGCATACCAAGACTGGCATGTTGGTCTATCCCATGTCAGCCATACGCAAATACAGCCCTGAGATCTTTGTCCTCACTTTGGTGGCCATACTCTTTGGCACCTTCTGGGGTAGCATACACTCCTATCTCTTGTGGTCCTTCATTGGTGATTATGCTGTGTATTTTGCCAGTTTGCTTTTGGTTTTGGTACTCTTCCTCAATGTCGACAAATTCATTGAATATTGTGGTCACTCCAATATTTTCATTGGCGGTTTTGCCATGTACATCATACGTTTCACTGCCtatgccagtgtggacaccaaaTGGCTAACAAATATTATGGAAATTTTCGAACCCGTCATCATTAGCGTAGTCTGGATAACCATTATCCTCTACATGCGTCATGCCATGCCACGTAAATTGACAGCCACAGGACAAGccattgctgtgttgtcattctTTGGTTTGGGTAAAGGTTTTGGAGCGCTTATTAGTTTGGTTCACGAGGATGAGTCGAGTTTCTTTAGTGAAGAGGACTGCACGAAATTTGAATGGCTAGCCGTGGTTGCCTGTATTGTAGCCCTAACCTATTTTGTTATATACAATCTGATATTGGCTCCTCGATGCGCTGCCAAACCGGTGCACTTGGATGACTTAATGTCCGGCTCAGCTTCACAGACATTTGCCAATGGAGCTGGTGGTGGAACTGCCAGTACTGGTGGTGGTACCCTGACCGGCCAAGGAAATGGCAATGGCAGTAGTTATTCTCCTCTGCGGGTATATCATAATGAACGTGGAAAGAAAGGTCAATTTAGATATTAA